A part of Rhipicephalus microplus isolate Deutch F79 chromosome 8, USDA_Rmic, whole genome shotgun sequence genomic DNA contains:
- the LOC142768580 gene encoding uncharacterized protein LOC142768580, which produces MEPFCMKIISNETIKGYQLMNSEVKMLTYADDIAVFCSDKESVSEVIRHVDYFCKMTGSAVNWDKCLGLWHGSWETTPQNFANMNWSLVPTKYLGVPLQHYKNTDDYWKEICESTREKTRNWGGRELSMFSRATACNWFIVCKVWYVLQFLFMSRANVQKLHRVLAVFVWGSVWERTSRTNLFHSLRNGGLGLAHLFLKQIVSRYIFLRDQCNPFVRTFLQIVLSNKIPDYVVSSMSVKCNLRGYLREVIMAYEILKVRFSMEYLSVVKRKRLYRDLRDVMLPQPIYRSVYQVGAERDVLKRVKMMTVRASAKTFFFQLHSGTLPVKPWLQEKGFFVPWSMDCLICKKPETVNHIFLDCWDAVFLWDILQRTLKKDLPITPHGIRFLAVENEDGVPYDMFMLLVLHSVWRTRMAVRHVDKDARCAHEYFTESIVYIRDVLSSREERPEWVSLLNVLATMKQF; this is translated from the coding sequence ATGGAACCTTTCTGCATGAAGATTATTAGCAATGAAACAATAAAAGGGTATCAGCTAATGAACAGTGAAGTTAAAATGCTaacatatgccgacgatattgccgTGTTTTGTAGCGATAAGGAAAGTGTCAGTGAAGTGATACGTCATGTGGACTATTTTTGCAAGATGACAGGCAGTGCAGTAAACTGGGACAAATGCCTAGGCTTGTGGCATGGTTCTTGGGAGACCACCCCACAAAACTTTGCAAATATGAACTGGTCACTTGTACCGACGAAGTATCTCGGAGTACCCCTCCAGCATTACAAAAACACGGATGATTACTGGAAAGAGATATGTGAGAGCACTCGTGAGAAGACAAGAAACTGGGGTGGTAGGGAACTTTCTATGTTTTCTAGAGCGACTGCATGCAATTGGTTCATTGTTTGCAAAGTATGGTATGTTCTGCAGTTCCTATTTATGTCAAGAGCAAATGTGCAGAAATTGCATCGAGTCTTAGCTGTGTTTGTTTGGGGGTCGGTTTGGGAGCGTACGAGTCGAACaaacttatttcattcactaagaaATGGTGGTTTAGGATTGGCTCACCTCTTCCTCAAGCAAATTGTGTCTAGATATATTTTTTTACGCGACCAATGTAACCCGtttgtgagaacatttctacaaattgtactttCTAATAAGATTCCTGATTATGTGGTATCAAGTATGTCTGTGAAATGTAACCTACGTGGATATTTAAGAGAAGTTATAATGGCATATGAAATACTGAAAGTGAGATTTTCAATGGAATATTTATCTGTTGTAAAGAGAAAACGTCTTTACAGAGATTTACGTGACGTAATGCTGCCTCAGCCTATCTACAGATCAGTATACCAGGTTGGTGCTGAACGTGACGTATTGAAGAGAGTGAAAATGATGACCGTACGCGCAAGtgcaaagacatttttttttcagctgcacagCGGAACATTGCCCGTAAAACCATGGTTGCAAGAAAAGGGTTTCTTTGTTCCGTGGTCGATGGACTGCCTTATCTGTAAGAAACCCGAGACTGTCAACCACATTTTTCTTGATTGCTGGGATGCTGTTTTTCTGTGGGACATTCTGCAGCGTACCTTGAAAAAGGACTTGCCTATCACACCACACGGTATTAGATTCTTGGCTGTAGAAAATGAGGATGGTGTGCCTTATGATATGTTTATGTTGCTTGTGCTTCACAGCGTGTGGCGAACTAGAATGGCAGTAAGACACGTAGATAAAGATGCCCGATGTGCGCATGAATACTTCACGGAAAGTATTGTATACATAAGAGACGTGTTATCTTCCAGAGAAGAAAGACCTGAATGGGTGTCGTTGTTGAATGTGTTGGCTACAATGAAGCAGTTTTAA